The Fimbriimonas ginsengisoli Gsoil 348 genome window below encodes:
- a CDS encoding bifunctional helix-turn-helix transcriptional regulator/GNAT family N-acetyltransferase, with product MSIAAIRAASRQMVRELGMLDSRIGCLDMSGAQAHALMEIEASGSLTSGELSQRLNLDPSTISRTVARVIERGWVTADEGDDRRSKPLMLSPAGRDKLEQLHRFADGQVSEALALLTPSDQQLVVQGLETYSRALSLARRQREFTIRPIEARDDAAVARIIRTVLVAFGVTGPGSALYDPEVDSMTAAYSEPGSEYFVLERGGKVVGGAGYGPLANGDGTVAEVRKMYFLPEVRGFGMGRRMLARVLDGARGAGYREMYLETVARMTAARSLYESMGFRQLDSAQGCTGHTACEIWYGLTF from the coding sequence ATGTCGATCGCCGCGATCCGGGCCGCTTCGCGTCAGATGGTTCGGGAACTTGGAATGCTGGATAGTCGCATCGGCTGTCTCGACATGAGTGGGGCTCAGGCGCATGCACTTATGGAGATCGAAGCCAGCGGCAGCCTGACCTCCGGAGAGCTTTCCCAGCGACTCAACCTCGACCCGTCGACGATCAGCCGCACCGTCGCGCGGGTGATCGAAAGGGGGTGGGTCACCGCCGACGAAGGGGACGACCGCCGTAGCAAGCCATTGATGCTGTCTCCGGCCGGGCGAGACAAGTTGGAACAGCTCCATCGGTTTGCCGACGGGCAAGTCTCGGAGGCGCTCGCCCTTCTCACTCCTTCCGACCAGCAGTTGGTGGTGCAAGGGCTGGAAACTTATTCCCGAGCCCTTAGCCTGGCTCGTCGTCAGCGGGAGTTCACCATTCGCCCCATCGAGGCCCGAGACGATGCGGCGGTGGCCCGGATCATTCGGACCGTGCTGGTCGCCTTCGGAGTTACCGGGCCCGGCTCGGCGTTGTACGATCCCGAGGTCGACTCGATGACCGCGGCCTACTCGGAACCGGGTTCCGAATACTTCGTGCTGGAGCGGGGCGGAAAGGTGGTCGGCGGCGCCGGTTACGGCCCGCTTGCGAATGGAGACGGAACGGTCGCCGAGGTGCGCAAGATGTACTTCCTGCCGGAAGTGCGAGGGTTCGGCATGGGTCGCCGGATGTTGGCGAGGGTGCTCGACGGCGCTCGCGGGGCGGGATACCGCGAGATGTATTTGGAAACGGTTGCGCGTATGACCGCGGCTCGAAGCTTGTACGAATCGATGGGCTTTCGTCAACTTGATTCGGCGCAGGGGTGCACCGGTCACACCGCTTGCGAGATCTGGTACGGCCTCACCTTCTGA
- a CDS encoding CocE/NonD family hydrolase codes for MPLFPPFLQNPFQEAPKLTYTKTEAMIPMRDGVRLYTAIYAPKQTNQKWPILMERTPYGAGPYGIKRIGRLGPSMEFQRAGYIFVVQDVRGRWMSEGKHLYSSPPKLNKRGVEHDESTDAYDSIDWLLKNVQNNNGKVGLWGISQPGFYAGNALLGAHPAVRAVSPQAPVTDRFKGDDDHHNGAFFLAQRVSLLSSFGAPRPIPTDHGLPGFRMPYPDAYRYFLDLGPLSHYQKIFRWNNQFWNSENEHPNYDSFWKVRGMEQYYRGIAGPAVLTVGGWYDAEDMWGALHTYKALEHGSPGLTNTLVMGPWSHGQWASDDGERLGPIEFENKTGKLFREEIQFPFFEHYLRDAKDPGLPEAYVFESGGNKWHKFDVWPPKEAKPLTFYLRPKGAVSTEAPTHSETSAFDAYTSDPRRPVPHTGDAAGGVSRPFMVENQRFAWVRPDVLSYQTEPLKEDLTLAGPIHATLNVKNTGTDADYVVKVIDVYPEDEPANTLVTPTVRMAGYQMLVRWEVMRGRFRNSLEHPEPMVPGHLTRVPIELNDLFHTWKKGHRLMVQIQSSMFPLIDRNPQKFVPNIFAATDADFQPAVQSLAVAGPDTCKLEVFRLPSSQPGGGKSH; via the coding sequence ATGCCCCTGTTTCCCCCGTTCCTCCAAAACCCATTCCAAGAGGCGCCGAAACTCACCTATACGAAGACCGAGGCGATGATCCCGATGCGGGACGGGGTGCGGCTCTACACCGCCATCTACGCCCCCAAACAGACCAATCAAAAATGGCCGATCCTGATGGAGCGGACGCCGTATGGGGCGGGACCTTACGGAATTAAGCGGATCGGGCGGCTAGGGCCTAGCATGGAGTTCCAGCGGGCTGGATACATCTTCGTGGTTCAGGACGTCCGCGGCCGGTGGATGAGCGAAGGGAAGCACCTGTACTCGTCGCCACCCAAGCTGAACAAGCGGGGAGTCGAGCACGACGAAAGCACCGACGCTTACGATTCGATCGACTGGCTGCTCAAAAATGTACAAAACAATAACGGCAAAGTTGGACTATGGGGGATCTCCCAGCCCGGCTTCTACGCGGGAAACGCGCTGCTGGGAGCCCACCCGGCCGTTCGAGCGGTCTCGCCGCAAGCCCCGGTGACCGACCGGTTCAAGGGGGACGACGACCACCATAACGGAGCGTTCTTCTTGGCCCAAAGAGTCTCGCTCCTCTCCTCCTTCGGCGCGCCGCGACCCATTCCGACGGACCACGGATTGCCCGGGTTTCGTATGCCGTACCCGGATGCGTACCGCTACTTTCTCGACCTCGGACCGCTCTCCCACTATCAAAAAATCTTCCGGTGGAACAACCAGTTTTGGAACTCCGAGAACGAGCATCCGAACTACGACTCGTTCTGGAAGGTCCGGGGGATGGAGCAGTATTACCGGGGAATAGCCGGTCCCGCCGTGCTCACCGTTGGGGGATGGTACGACGCCGAAGATATGTGGGGCGCTCTTCACACATACAAGGCGCTAGAGCATGGGAGCCCTGGTCTCACGAACACCCTTGTGATGGGACCGTGGTCGCACGGCCAATGGGCTTCCGACGACGGAGAGCGGCTGGGGCCGATCGAGTTCGAAAACAAGACCGGCAAGTTATTCCGAGAGGAGATCCAATTTCCATTCTTCGAGCATTACCTGCGCGACGCCAAAGATCCGGGCTTGCCGGAAGCGTACGTCTTCGAGAGCGGGGGCAATAAGTGGCACAAGTTCGACGTGTGGCCGCCTAAAGAAGCAAAGCCTCTCACCTTCTATCTCCGTCCCAAGGGCGCGGTTTCGACGGAGGCTCCAACGCACTCGGAAACCTCGGCGTTCGACGCGTACACCAGCGATCCGCGGCGGCCGGTGCCCCACACAGGGGATGCCGCAGGCGGCGTGAGCCGGCCATTCATGGTGGAGAACCAACGGTTCGCCTGGGTTCGCCCGGACGTGCTGTCGTACCAAACCGAGCCGTTGAAAGAAGACCTAACGCTGGCCGGTCCGATTCACGCGACTTTGAATGTGAAAAACACCGGCACCGACGCCGACTACGTGGTCAAGGTGATCGACGTGTACCCGGAGGATGAACCGGCGAACACACTGGTCACCCCCACCGTTCGAATGGCGGGGTACCAGATGCTGGTGCGGTGGGAGGTAATGCGGGGCCGATTCCGAAATTCACTTGAGCACCCGGAGCCGATGGTGCCCGGCCACCTCACGCGGGTTCCGATCGAGCTGAACGACCTGTTTCACACCTGGAAGAAAGGGCACCGGCTGATGGTACAGATTCAATCCTCGATGTTCCCGCTCATCGACCGGAACCCTCAGAAGTTCGTCCCGAACATCTTCGCCGCCACAGATGCCGACTTCCAACCTGCCGTCCAAAGCCTCGCCGTTGCGGGGCCGGATACGTGCAAGTTGGAAGTTTTCCGGCTGCCGTCCTCCCAACCGGGCGGAGGTAAGTCGCACTGA